In a single window of the Bacillus marinisedimentorum genome:
- a CDS encoding LrgB family protein translates to MDQPGDSAAEGKDGKGMTVLLAAAAIFMTAGVYWFSKILYLKWYTPFTVPIVTSTIMIVTILLSAGVSYDAYMIGAQWIDELLGPAVVALAYPLYRQFFVLKKYFLSIMAGVFTGTAIGILSGIIFAVWLEAEPEILASLVPKSVTTPIAMDISTVLGGVPAITAVFVMVAGVGGAMFGPGLLRVCRIDHFIGKGIGLGSAAHGMGTSRALEIGEKEAAISSIAMTLSAIIASVLAPVLTAMFV, encoded by the coding sequence ATGGATCAGCCAGGAGACAGCGCGGCGGAAGGAAAGGATGGAAAGGGGATGACGGTTCTTCTGGCTGCAGCTGCCATATTCATGACGGCAGGCGTTTACTGGTTCAGCAAGATATTATATTTAAAATGGTACACTCCTTTTACTGTTCCGATCGTGACATCAACAATCATGATTGTAACCATCCTGCTTTCAGCAGGTGTTTCCTATGATGCCTATATGATAGGGGCGCAATGGATTGATGAACTGCTCGGCCCGGCTGTGGTTGCGCTCGCTTATCCCTTATACCGCCAGTTTTTCGTATTGAAAAAATATTTTCTCTCGATCATGGCGGGGGTTTTTACGGGTACGGCAATTGGAATTTTGTCAGGGATTATATTTGCCGTCTGGCTGGAAGCAGAACCGGAGATCCTGGCGTCGCTCGTTCCGAAGTCGGTAACAACCCCAATCGCCATGGATATCTCCACCGTATTGGGAGGGGTTCCAGCCATCACAGCTGTGTTCGTTATGGTTGCCGGCGTCGGGGGAGCGATGTTTGGCCCAGGGCTTTTAAGAGTATGCAGAATTGATCATTTCATCGGGAAAGGAATCGGTCTGGGCAGCGCAGCTCACGGAATGGGGACATCAAGGGCGCTTGAAATCGGCGAAAAAGAAGCGGCCATCAGTTCAATCGCGATGACACTTAGCGCGAT
- a CDS encoding CidA/LrgA family protein has protein sequence MKKAVLAGLQVAFLYGIYQLGNGIAELFGLFIPGSIIGMLLLFGLLISGVVKTGWFDRGASFLLSRLPFLFIPVTVGVMNYLDLFTGEGLLAVAAVLVSTALVMTGGGWISQETARRKERMERG, from the coding sequence ATGAAAAAGGCGGTGCTCGCCGGCCTTCAAGTTGCCTTCCTGTATGGCATTTATCAATTGGGGAATGGAATAGCAGAATTATTCGGACTGTTTATCCCCGGCAGCATCATTGGGATGCTGCTGTTATTTGGCTTGCTGATTTCCGGTGTGGTCAAGACGGGTTGGTTTGACAGGGGGGCTTCGTTTTTGCTGTCACGATTGCCGTTTCTTTTTATCCCGGTTACCGTTGGGGTCATGAATTACTTGGATTTGTTTACGGGTGAAGGGCTGCTCGCAGTCGCTGCCGTCCTTGTCAGTACTGCGCTCGTGATGACAGGCGGCGGATGGATCAGCCAGGAGACAGCGCGGCGGAAGGAAAGGATGGAAAGGGGATGA
- the thpR gene encoding RNA 2',3'-cyclic phosphodiesterase: protein MADAHYFIAVPVTEPARSVIKDWAAMLQKRYSFKKWVHPQDYHITLAFLGSAEFSRMERLKNALAPVLDGQEPFRLQINEMGTFGRKDSPRILWAGTEKSEQLERLRDSVYDVCREHGFILDERPFNPHITIARKWVGDESFSHVSDQAPAPKEGKIIEDVEHAVLYQTHMRRTPMYQPLKIFQLGGEQ from the coding sequence ATGGCAGATGCACATTACTTTATTGCAGTCCCGGTTACAGAGCCGGCCCGAAGTGTAATCAAGGATTGGGCCGCTATGCTGCAAAAAAGATATTCTTTTAAAAAATGGGTCCACCCCCAGGATTACCATATTACCCTGGCATTTCTAGGATCGGCAGAATTCAGCCGCATGGAACGGCTTAAAAATGCACTCGCTCCCGTTTTGGACGGCCAGGAACCATTCAGGCTGCAAATTAACGAGATGGGAACATTCGGCCGGAAGGATTCTCCGCGCATCCTCTGGGCAGGAACCGAAAAATCCGAACAGTTGGAACGTCTGCGTGATTCAGTATATGATGTTTGCCGTGAACACGGTTTTATTCTTGATGAGCGTCCATTCAACCCGCATATCACGATTGCCAGGAAGTGGGTCGGGGATGAGAGTTTTTCACATGTATCCGATCAAGCCCCTGCTCCTAAAGAAGGAAAAATCATCGAGGATGTTGAACATGCAGTCCTTTACCAGACCCATATGCGCCGAACACCTATGTATCAGCCATTAAAAATATTCCAGCTCGGTGGAGAGCAATGA
- the cysK gene encoding cysteine synthase A, whose translation MRVVNNVAELIGETPIVKLNKLPDPSGAHVYIKLESYNPSRSVKDRAALNMIVEAEKDGLLKPGSTIIEPTSGNTGIGLAMNAAARGYRAIIVMPDTMTQERINLLKAYGAEVILSPGEEKMPGAIKKAKELMHQIPGSFMPMQFENEANPGAHRKTTALEIIEAMKEIGKPLSAFVAASGTGGTVTGTGEVLKDHYEGLTVHVVEPKGSPVLSGGKPGKHKLVGTSPGFIPDTLNQEVYDEIFQITDDEAYDTTKRLASEEGILVGPSSGAACNAALKVASRLSSEQIVVCIGCDTGERYLSSDLFGKDS comes from the coding sequence ATGCGTGTCGTAAATAATGTTGCCGAATTAATCGGAGAAACGCCAATCGTTAAACTCAACAAACTGCCGGATCCTTCCGGAGCACATGTATATATAAAACTCGAATCGTATAACCCGAGCCGCAGTGTGAAAGACCGGGCTGCACTCAACATGATTGTTGAAGCTGAAAAAGACGGCCTTTTGAAACCCGGCTCCACCATCATCGAACCTACAAGCGGCAATACCGGCATCGGACTCGCCATGAATGCGGCCGCACGCGGCTATAGGGCGATCATTGTCATGCCGGATACGATGACACAGGAACGGATAAATTTATTGAAAGCATACGGGGCTGAAGTCATCCTGTCCCCTGGTGAGGAAAAGATGCCGGGAGCCATCAAAAAAGCTAAAGAACTGATGCATCAGATTCCCGGCAGCTTTATGCCGATGCAATTTGAAAACGAAGCGAATCCGGGAGCCCATCGGAAAACAACCGCACTCGAAATCATCGAGGCGATGAAAGAAATCGGAAAACCCCTTTCTGCCTTCGTCGCTGCATCCGGTACAGGCGGCACGGTAACCGGAACTGGGGAAGTGCTGAAGGATCACTATGAAGGACTCACCGTTCATGTTGTTGAACCTAAAGGGTCCCCTGTCCTTTCCGGAGGCAAGCCTGGAAAACACAAGCTCGTGGGCACCAGCCCCGGTTTTATTCCCGATACGCTGAACCAGGAAGTTTATGATGAAATATTCCAAATAACCGATGATGAAGCATACGATACAACGAAAAGGCTTGCTTCTGAAGAAGGCATCCTTGTCGGGCCGTCTTCCGGCGCAGCATGCAATGCCGCCTTGAAAGTCGCCTCCAGGCTATCCTCTGAGCAGATTGTCGTTTGCATCGGGTGTGATACGGGCGAACGGTATCTTTCAAGTGATTTGTTCGGTAAAGATTCTTGA